In a genomic window of uncultured Flavobacterium sp.:
- a CDS encoding inorganic diphosphatase: protein MTADKLTTFDVLIEIPRGSRNKYEYDFEIKRMRFDRMLFSSMMYPADYGFIPETLALDGDPLDVLVLINEPTFPGCVIEVKPIGVFHMADDKGPDEKIICVPVSDPIWNSLNDLSDINAHLLKEIEHFFQVYKDLENKQVDVEGWGDVNEAFAIIAECTKRFDDIENKPEGLFSIK from the coding sequence ATGACCGCAGACAAACTAACGACTTTCGATGTATTAATCGAAATACCAAGAGGAAGCAGAAATAAATACGAGTACGATTTTGAAATCAAAAGAATGCGTTTCGACAGAATGTTATTCTCTTCAATGATGTACCCAGCTGATTACGGATTTATTCCAGAAACTTTAGCACTTGATGGAGATCCTCTTGATGTATTAGTTTTAATAAACGAGCCAACTTTTCCTGGTTGTGTTATAGAAGTAAAACCAATTGGTGTTTTCCATATGGCAGATGATAAAGGACCAGACGAAAAAATCATTTGTGTACCAGTTTCAGATCCAATCTGGAATTCATTAAATGACCTTTCAGATATTAACGCACACTTATTGAAAGAAATCGAGCATTTCTTCCAGGTTTACAAAGATCTTGAAAATAAACAAGTAGATGTAGAAGGCTGGGGAGACGTAAACGAAGCATTTGCAATTATTGCTGAATGTACTAAGCGTTTTGATGACATTGAAAATAAACCAGAGGGATTATTTAGTATTAAATAA
- a CDS encoding sodium-translocating pyrophosphatase, with the protein MNAFMIYLPIVMAILGLLFMGIKRTWVLKQDAGDGKMKEISDYIYEGALAFLKAEYKLLTIFVIIASIALAGITFIPGVKTHLLIVVAFIFGALFSAYAGNIGMKIATKTNVRTTQAARTSLPQALKVSFGGGTVMGLGVAGLAVLGLTAFFIIFFNLFSGGVWKDTETMTVVLETLAGFSLGAESIALFARVGGGIYTKAADVGADLVGKVEAGIPEDDPRNPATIADNVGDNVGDVAGMGADLFGSYVATVLAAMVLGNYVIKDMGGSIQDAFGGIGPILLPMSIAGFGIIFSIIGTLLVKITDDNAKEAQVQKALNIGNWVSIALTAVACYFLVQHMLPETMQMTFFGEGSKAISSMRVFYATLVGLVVGGAISSVTEYYTGLGTKPVMAIVQKSSTGAGTNVIAGLATGMISTFPTVLLFAAAIWISYALAGFYGVALAASAMMATTAMQLAIDAFGPISDNAGGIAEMSELPKEVRTRTDILDSVGNTTAATGKGFAIASAALTSLALFAAYVTFTGIDGINIFKAPVLAMLFVGGMIPVVFSALAMNSVGKAAMDMVYEVRRQFKEIPGIMEGTGKPEYGKCVEISTKAALREMMLPGILTIGFPIAIVLLGKLVYADNNQLIAEMLGGYMAGVTVSGVLWAVFQNNAGGAWDNAKKSFEAGVMINGEMTYKGSDAHKAAVTGDTVGDPFKDTSGPSMNILIKLTCLIGLVVAPILGDGHSASGMAEKGSCCAKTEMHAGGVSKCGDLSGMTKEECIKACKEKGCTAEETAKCLAHYDANGKYVNNQRTDCFDTTKYSKNRLEVNLSTVNGVTVGTVTKTVNGKTTTEVYEGTEAEVKAKIEAAK; encoded by the coding sequence ATGAATGCATTTATGATTTACTTGCCAATTGTCATGGCAATTTTAGGATTACTTTTCATGGGAATAAAAAGGACTTGGGTTTTAAAACAAGATGCCGGAGATGGAAAAATGAAAGAAATTTCAGATTACATCTACGAAGGAGCACTGGCCTTCCTGAAAGCAGAATATAAACTATTAACCATCTTTGTAATTATTGCAAGTATAGCCTTGGCAGGAATTACTTTTATTCCGGGTGTAAAAACGCATTTATTAATTGTAGTAGCATTCATCTTTGGAGCACTTTTTTCAGCTTATGCAGGTAATATAGGTATGAAAATAGCAACCAAAACAAACGTAAGAACAACTCAGGCCGCACGTACAAGTTTGCCACAAGCATTAAAAGTTTCTTTTGGCGGAGGAACCGTAATGGGTTTAGGCGTTGCAGGTTTAGCCGTTTTAGGTTTAACAGCTTTCTTTATAATTTTCTTTAATTTATTTTCTGGCGGAGTTTGGAAAGATACAGAAACAATGACCGTTGTTTTGGAGACATTAGCAGGGTTTTCACTTGGTGCAGAATCAATTGCTTTGTTTGCCAGAGTTGGTGGAGGAATCTACACTAAAGCTGCCGATGTAGGTGCAGATTTAGTAGGTAAAGTTGAAGCCGGAATTCCGGAAGATGATCCACGTAATCCTGCTACAATTGCAGATAACGTTGGAGATAATGTTGGAGACGTTGCCGGAATGGGAGCAGATTTATTTGGGTCGTATGTAGCAACCGTTTTAGCAGCAATGGTTCTTGGGAACTATGTTATAAAAGATATGGGCGGAAGCATTCAGGATGCTTTTGGCGGAATTGGACCAATTTTATTACCAATGTCAATTGCAGGTTTCGGAATTATATTTTCTATTATCGGTACATTATTAGTAAAGATTACTGACGATAATGCTAAAGAAGCACAAGTACAAAAAGCATTAAATATAGGAAACTGGGTTTCAATTGCTTTAACAGCAGTTGCTTGTTACTTTTTAGTACAGCACATGTTACCGGAAACAATGCAAATGACATTTTTTGGTGAAGGATCAAAAGCGATTTCATCTATGCGTGTTTTCTATGCCACTTTAGTTGGATTAGTAGTTGGTGGAGCTATTTCATCAGTAACAGAATATTATACAGGATTAGGTACAAAACCAGTTATGGCAATTGTACAAAAATCATCAACAGGAGCAGGAACAAACGTAATTGCAGGTTTGGCAACAGGAATGATTTCTACGTTTCCAACAGTATTATTGTTTGCAGCAGCAATCTGGATTTCATATGCATTAGCAGGTTTTTACGGAGTAGCTTTAGCGGCATCTGCAATGATGGCAACAACAGCTATGCAACTTGCAATTGATGCTTTTGGACCAATTTCAGACAATGCCGGAGGAATTGCCGAAATGAGTGAATTGCCAAAAGAAGTTCGTACAAGAACAGATATTTTGGATTCAGTTGGAAATACAACTGCAGCAACAGGAAAAGGTTTTGCGATTGCATCTGCAGCGTTAACTTCATTAGCATTATTTGCTGCCTATGTAACTTTTACAGGAATTGACGGAATCAATATTTTTAAAGCGCCAGTTTTAGCCATGTTATTTGTGGGTGGAATGATTCCGGTAGTTTTTTCGGCTTTAGCCATGAATTCTGTTGGAAAAGCTGCGATGGATATGGTTTACGAAGTACGTCGTCAGTTTAAGGAAATTCCGGGAATTATGGAAGGAACCGGAAAACCGGAATACGGAAAATGTGTTGAAATTTCGACAAAAGCTGCTTTACGCGAAATGATGTTGCCAGGAATCCTGACTATTGGTTTTCCAATTGCAATTGTATTATTAGGTAAATTAGTTTACGCAGATAACAATCAGTTAATTGCTGAAATGTTAGGTGGATATATGGCAGGAGTTACCGTATCTGGAGTTCTTTGGGCAGTTTTCCAAAACAATGCGGGAGGAGCTTGGGATAATGCAAAAAAATCTTTTGAAGCAGGAGTTATGATCAATGGCGAAATGACGTATAAAGGTTCTGATGCACACAAAGCTGCAGTAACTGGAGATACAGTTGGGGATCCGTTTAAAGATACATCTGGACCATCAATGAATATCCTGATTAAATTAACTTGTTTGATTGGTTTAGTAGTTGCGCCTATTTTAGGTGATGGACACTCGGCTTCAGGTATGGCAGAAAAAGGCTCATGTTGTGCAAAAACTGAAATGCATGCAGGCGGAGTTTCTAAATGCGGAGACTTGTCAGGTATGACTAAAGAAGAATGCATTAAAGCTTGTAAAGAAAAAGGTTGCACTGCCGAAGAAACAGCAAAATGTTTGGCTCATTATGATGCAAACGGAAAATATGTGAACAACCAGAGAACAGATTGTTTCGACACTACTAAATATAGTAAAAACAGACTTGAAGTTAATTTATCTACGGTTAATGGAGTTACAGTTGGAACAGTTACTAAAACAGTCAACGGTAAAACAACCACTGAAGTTTATGAAGGTACAGAAGCTGAAGTAAAAGCAAAAATTGAAGCAGCGAAATAA
- a CDS encoding deoxynucleoside kinase yields MHIAIAGNIGAGKTTLTKLLAKHFKWEPHYEDVVDNPYLDDFYHQMERWSFNLQIYFLNSRFRQVLQIRESGKKIIQDRTIYEDAYIFAPNLYSMGLMTSRDFENYTSLFELMESLVKAPDLLIYLRSSIPNLVGQIHKRGRDYENSISIDYLSRLNERYEAWVQTYTKGKLLIIDVDNINFVDNPEDLGNIINRIDAELNGLF; encoded by the coding sequence ATGCACATAGCAATAGCAGGAAATATAGGCGCAGGAAAAACAACTTTAACCAAATTATTGGCGAAACACTTTAAATGGGAACCTCATTATGAAGATGTAGTTGATAATCCTTACTTAGACGATTTCTACCACCAAATGGAGCGTTGGTCGTTTAATTTGCAGATTTACTTCTTGAATAGTAGATTCCGTCAGGTGTTGCAAATTCGCGAAAGCGGAAAGAAAATCATTCAGGACAGAACGATTTATGAGGATGCTTATATTTTTGCTCCCAACTTATATTCGATGGGTTTAATGACAAGTCGTGATTTTGAAAATTACACTTCGTTGTTTGAATTAATGGAATCGTTGGTTAAAGCACCTGATTTATTAATTTACTTAAGAAGCTCTATTCCTAATTTAGTGGGTCAAATTCACAAACGCGGACGTGATTACGAAAACTCTATTTCGATCGATTATTTAAGCCGTTTGAACGAAAGATACGAAGCTTGGGTACAAACTTATACTAAAGGAAAATTATTGATTATCGATGTTGATAATATTAATTTCGTTGATAATCCTGAAGATTTAGGAAACATCATTAATAGAATTGATGCTGAATTGAACGGATTGTTTTAA
- a CDS encoding GLPGLI family protein, producing the protein MKNIILYMSLMLVFTQVQAQKDFQGMAVYESKTQAPKFEGMRGNRDITPEMQKNMEERMKKMLEKTFILNFNKTASIYKEEEKLEAPGQQGGGMRIMMNSFMGGGGTFYKDVKSKSYTVDKEFMGKEFLVVDSLPKLNWKLEQETKQIGGYTCYKATAVKEASKTDFRNFRPKNNDDKKPEEKKDVDKKTSGETKTNFEDNFEMPKEITVTAWYSPEIPINQGPENYWGLPGLILEVNDGKTTILCSKIVLNAKDKVAIKPSNKGKVISQKDYDETVIKKMQEFREMNRGRVGGPPPMGR; encoded by the coding sequence ATGAAAAATATAATTTTATATATGTCTTTGATGCTTGTTTTTACACAAGTTCAGGCGCAGAAAGATTTTCAGGGAATGGCTGTTTACGAATCAAAAACACAAGCGCCTAAGTTCGAAGGCATGCGCGGAAATCGTGATATTACACCCGAAATGCAAAAGAATATGGAGGAACGAATGAAAAAAATGCTAGAAAAGACTTTTATTTTGAATTTCAATAAAACAGCTTCCATTTATAAAGAAGAAGAAAAACTGGAAGCTCCCGGACAACAAGGTGGCGGAATGCGTATCATGATGAATTCGTTTATGGGCGGTGGCGGAACTTTTTATAAAGATGTAAAAAGCAAATCATATACGGTCGATAAAGAATTTATGGGAAAAGAGTTTTTGGTCGTAGATTCTTTGCCTAAGCTAAACTGGAAACTAGAGCAGGAAACCAAACAAATTGGAGGATATACTTGTTATAAAGCGACGGCGGTAAAAGAGGCTAGCAAAACTGATTTTAGAAATTTTAGACCAAAGAATAACGACGATAAAAAACCCGAAGAAAAGAAAGACGTAGACAAGAAAACGTCTGGTGAAACTAAAACCAATTTCGAAGATAATTTTGAAATGCCAAAAGAAATTACTGTAACAGCTTGGTATTCGCCAGAAATTCCGATAAATCAAGGTCCTGAAAACTATTGGGGTTTGCCAGGTTTGATTTTAGAAGTCAATGACGGAAAAACAACTATTTTGTGTTCAAAAATTGTTTTGAATGCAAAAGATAAAGTCGCAATAAAACCTTCTAATAAAGGTAAAGTGATTTCGCAAAAAGATTACGATGAAACCGTAATTAAAAAAATGCAGGAATTTAGAGAAATGAACCGTGGACGTGTTGGTGGTCCGCCGCCAATGGGAAGATAA
- a CDS encoding carboxypeptidase-like regulatory domain-containing protein: MNKIYLFIAFLITSISFSQSVRFDGFIQDEQKNPLEMANIMAINVATKAMDSYGITNDKGRFQLTLKPNTSYTVKVSYLGMKSKEIAISTKTENIIQNIVMDDTGIELEGVEIVREMPVSISGDTIVYNADSFKSGTEKKLEDVLKKLPGVEVNADGEIEVEGKKVSKLMVEGKDFFDGDTKLGVKNIPADAIDKIQVLRNYNEVGALKGLENDQDNVAMNIKLKEGKKNFWFGDVTAGIGVAELDSRYIINPKLFYYSPKYSINLITNFNNIGELPLTAQDYFKFTGGFKNMMKKGGSNFNVSSNDLGISVLRNNRAKEIETKFGATNFSYSPTKTWNISGFGILSTSKTDLETKSQTTILDSGDQQKRDELTHQKNNLGLFKLSSTYKPNDKFQFDYDILTKLSKQDEDTDLLRESIVNSASTLETILTSKKQDPTSINQNLSLYYTQSDKNIFAFEMQHLYQDENPFYNANLRTQPFNLSGYVPGQNRNDLNQDRFVKTNKLDTKLDYYYMVTPKSNINITLGNTYSYQDFNSHIFQMLDNGDKNDLNDPQNNNQVKYNFDDVFLGFHYKILTGKFTLTPGVSVHSYGMKNTQLGTDYSQNFVKVLPDFFALYQIKKAETLTYNFSLTNDFTDINQLASGYVLSDYSSLFRGNRTLENATSQVHSLRYFKYNMFNFENIFANATYTKKVDAIKTAADFTGINQSSVPYNSNLADETFSGMGNYGRSFLKNYKASVNATLNWSKFNNIQNNVLATTESFSQSYTVKASTNYKNLPNIEFGYNALINKYSGSTYYTDKPFARLDYYFLDSFSFVSEYEFYHYYNGNKTVDNEYDFLNTSLVYQKKDSKWEYKVAATNLLNTKYLNDDSFSQFSTRVSQYTVQPRYIIFSMKYNL; encoded by the coding sequence ATGAACAAAATATATCTTTTCATCGCCTTTTTAATTACTTCTATCTCCTTTTCTCAAAGTGTTCGTTTTGATGGTTTTATTCAGGATGAACAAAAGAATCCGTTAGAAATGGCCAACATCATGGCTATAAATGTTGCTACAAAAGCAATGGATTCTTATGGAATTACAAATGATAAAGGAAGGTTTCAATTGACTTTGAAACCAAATACTTCTTATACGGTTAAGGTGAGTTACCTTGGAATGAAATCAAAAGAAATTGCTATTTCGACCAAGACCGAAAATATCATTCAAAACATTGTTATGGATGATACCGGAATTGAGCTTGAAGGCGTTGAAATTGTTCGCGAAATGCCTGTTTCGATAAGCGGTGATACAATTGTTTACAACGCAGATTCCTTTAAATCCGGAACGGAGAAAAAACTGGAAGACGTCTTAAAAAAGCTTCCTGGTGTTGAAGTAAATGCTGACGGAGAAATTGAAGTCGAAGGAAAAAAAGTCAGCAAATTAATGGTTGAAGGCAAAGATTTTTTTGATGGAGATACCAAGTTGGGCGTTAAAAATATTCCGGCAGATGCGATTGATAAAATTCAGGTTTTAAGAAATTATAACGAAGTTGGCGCTCTAAAAGGTTTGGAAAATGATCAGGATAATGTTGCAATGAATATTAAACTGAAAGAAGGGAAAAAGAATTTTTGGTTTGGAGATGTAACCGCTGGAATTGGCGTTGCAGAATTGGATAGTCGTTATATTATTAATCCGAAGTTGTTTTATTACAGTCCAAAATACAGCATTAATTTAATTACTAATTTTAATAATATTGGTGAATTGCCTTTGACGGCGCAGGATTATTTTAAGTTTACAGGCGGATTTAAAAATATGATGAAAAAGGGCGGAAGCAATTTTAATGTTTCTTCTAATGATTTAGGAATTTCGGTGTTGAGAAATAATCGTGCAAAAGAAATCGAGACTAAATTTGGAGCAACAAACTTCTCCTATTCGCCAACAAAAACTTGGAATATTAGTGGTTTTGGAATTCTGTCTACTTCAAAAACAGATCTTGAAACCAAATCGCAAACAACAATTTTAGATTCTGGAGATCAACAAAAACGTGATGAATTAACGCATCAAAAAAATAATTTGGGACTTTTTAAATTAAGTTCGACTTATAAACCCAACGATAAATTTCAGTTTGATTATGACATCTTAACCAAATTATCGAAACAAGATGAAGACACAGATTTGTTGCGTGAATCTATTGTGAATAGCGCTTCGACTTTGGAAACTATTTTGACGAGTAAAAAACAGGATCCAACTTCTATAAATCAAAATCTGAGTTTGTATTATACACAAAGTGACAAGAATATTTTTGCTTTTGAAATGCAGCATTTATATCAGGACGAAAATCCGTTTTATAATGCCAATTTAAGAACTCAGCCATTTAATTTATCCGGATATGTGCCAGGACAAAACAGAAATGATTTGAATCAGGATCGATTTGTCAAAACCAATAAATTAGATACTAAACTGGATTACTATTATATGGTAACGCCAAAAAGTAACATCAATATCACTTTAGGAAATACGTATTCATATCAGGATTTTAATTCTCATATTTTCCAAATGTTGGATAACGGAGATAAAAATGATCTGAATGATCCACAAAATAACAATCAGGTTAAGTATAATTTTGATGATGTTTTTCTTGGATTTCATTATAAGATATTAACCGGAAAATTTACATTGACGCCAGGAGTAAGTGTACATTCATACGGAATGAAAAACACACAATTAGGAACTGATTATTCTCAGAATTTTGTGAAAGTTCTGCCTGATTTCTTCGCTTTATATCAAATTAAAAAAGCAGAAACTTTGACGTATAATTTCTCCTTAACGAATGATTTTACAGATATTAATCAATTGGCTTCCGGTTATGTTTTGTCTGATTACAGTAGTTTATTTCGTGGAAATCGTACTTTAGAAAATGCAACGTCACAAGTACATTCCCTGCGTTATTTTAAATATAATATGTTCAATTTTGAGAACATTTTTGCGAACGCAACTTATACTAAGAAAGTAGATGCTATAAAAACTGCAGCAGATTTTACGGGAATAAACCAATCATCAGTACCTTATAATTCTAATTTGGCTGATGAAACCTTTTCAGGAATGGGAAATTATGGGCGTTCTTTCCTTAAGAATTACAAAGCTTCTGTTAATGCAACTCTTAACTGGTCGAAATTTAATAATATTCAGAATAATGTTTTGGCAACTACAGAGAGTTTTAGTCAAAGTTATACCGTAAAAGCTTCAACAAACTATAAAAACCTTCCTAATATTGAGTTTGGATACAACGCTTTGATCAACAAATACAGCGGTTCGACGTATTATACAGACAAACCTTTTGCGAGATTAGATTATTATTTTCTGGATAGTTTTTCGTTTGTTTCTGAATATGAGTTTTACCATTATTACAACGGAAATAAAACAGTTGATAATGAATATGACTTCTTAAATACAAGTTTGGTATACCAAAAAAAGGACAGTAAATGGGAGTATAAAGTTGCAGCAACCAATTTGCTAAATACAAAATATCTCAATGATGACAGCTTCTCGCAGTTTTCTACAAGAGTTTCACAATATACAGTTCAGCCTCGTTATATCATCTTTTCGATGAAATATAATTTATAG